A window from Verrucomicrobiota bacterium encodes these proteins:
- a CDS encoding ThuA domain-containing protein, protein MKRIKLTPEWSEKIEGLAPSNPQAAPQTERLVLIFTLMTGFEHWVTPHTAEVIRILGEKTGAYESVVSDDLSHFEAENIGRFDAIILVNNCSKRPERNLFYDALGDMEKANELEENLIRFVEEGNGLVPVHGAIVMQNNSEPFCEMIGGAFAFHPKQTIVTGKVVDSSHPITSAFEAGEFHHKDEPYLFKGAYYDFDFRPLLEMELPDVDQEVRDQVFLRNGEPIKRYISWIRSHGEGRVFYCGPAHNAQSFEDPELLQFILNGIQYALGDLECDDSPLAQQE, encoded by the coding sequence GTGAAGCGGATAAAGTTGACACCCGAATGGTCAGAAAAGATCGAAGGTCTTGCTCCTTCAAATCCTCAAGCAGCCCCGCAGACGGAGCGCCTCGTGCTTATTTTTACACTCATGACCGGCTTCGAACACTGGGTTACCCCTCATACGGCCGAAGTGATTCGGATCCTTGGGGAAAAGACTGGTGCCTACGAGAGTGTGGTGAGTGATGATCTGAGTCATTTCGAGGCAGAGAACATTGGTCGTTTCGATGCGATCATTCTCGTCAATAACTGTTCTAAGCGTCCGGAGCGCAACCTGTTTTACGACGCATTGGGGGATATGGAGAAGGCTAATGAGCTGGAGGAAAACCTTATCAGGTTCGTAGAAGAGGGGAATGGTTTGGTGCCGGTTCACGGCGCGATTGTCATGCAGAATAACTCCGAGCCGTTTTGCGAAATGATCGGAGGTGCCTTTGCATTTCACCCGAAGCAAACGATTGTCACCGGAAAGGTCGTGGACTCCTCCCACCCGATCACTTCGGCTTTCGAGGCCGGAGAGTTTCATCACAAGGACGAACCTTATCTCTTTAAGGGTGCTTATTATGACTTCGACTTTCGGCCTTTGCTTGAAATGGAATTGCCAGACGTAGACCAGGAGGTCCGAGATCAGGTCTTTCTCCGCAATGGAGAACCGATCAAGCGCTACATCTCCTGGATAAGAAGTCATGGCGAAGGGCGCGTCTTTTACTGTGGGCCAGCTCACAATGCTCAGAGCTTCGAGGATCCTGAGCTACTACAGTTTATCCTCAACGGTATCCAATACGCCCTTGGAGATCTCGAATGCGATGACTCTCCTCTGGCACAACAGGAATAA
- a CDS encoding arylsulfatase: MKVFLLALACLALGFGSIEARKPNVIYILADDLGYGDLGSYGQAKVPTPNLDRLAESGMRFTDHYSGSSVCAPARSSLLTGLHTGRTPIRGNAERQPEGQVPMPANTYTVAHYLQHFGYQTAVFGKWGLGYPGSVSDPLKMGFDRFYGYNCQRMAHSYYPAWLWDDDQREFLSGNTRSFQNRDYAPDFIQREVLSFINQNKDQPFFIYYAIIQPHADMDAPEEYMEKFRGKFPEEQPYEEDYYLGQEEPYTAFAAMITILDEYVGELMEEIDRLGLAEDTLILFSSDNGPHDEGGANPEYFNSSGDFRGIKRDLYEGGIRVPLIASWPGHIAPGSVSDHPSAFWDFFPTMVDLVKKRSYAATDGISFLPTLLGEEDQEQHEYLYWEFPQKGGRLAVRSGKWKGVRYNVHKDPSSTLELYNLEIDPGETTNVAADHPEIVARLGAYMREAHEESAYPTFAIVVE; encoded by the coding sequence ATGAAAGTATTTTTGCTCGCACTAGCGTGTCTGGCGTTGGGTTTTGGGTCAATTGAAGCCCGTAAGCCGAATGTCATCTACATCCTTGCTGATGATCTTGGATACGGCGATCTTGGCAGCTATGGGCAGGCCAAGGTGCCGACGCCGAATCTAGACCGTCTCGCGGAGAGTGGGATGCGCTTTACCGATCACTATTCGGGGAGTTCGGTCTGTGCTCCTGCCCGTAGTTCTCTGCTGACAGGTTTACATACGGGTAGGACACCAATTCGGGGGAATGCAGAAAGGCAACCGGAGGGACAAGTCCCCATGCCCGCCAACACCTACACCGTCGCTCACTACTTGCAACACTTCGGCTACCAAACGGCAGTCTTCGGCAAGTGGGGTCTAGGCTATCCGGGTAGTGTCAGTGATCCTCTGAAAATGGGTTTTGATCGGTTTTATGGATACAACTGTCAGAGGATGGCGCATAGCTATTATCCAGCTTGGCTTTGGGACGATGATCAACGCGAATTCCTTTCCGGAAACACCCGCTCGTTTCAAAATAGGGATTACGCACCTGACTTCATCCAACGTGAAGTGCTGTCCTTCATCAATCAGAACAAAGATCAACCCTTTTTTATCTACTACGCGATCATTCAACCCCATGCGGATATGGATGCGCCCGAAGAATATATGGAGAAGTTCCGTGGTAAGTTTCCGGAAGAACAACCATACGAAGAGGATTACTATCTTGGGCAGGAAGAACCCTATACGGCCTTTGCTGCGATGATTACGATTCTCGACGAATATGTCGGGGAATTGATGGAGGAAATCGACCGGTTGGGCTTGGCTGAGGACACTCTCATTCTTTTTTCCTCCGACAACGGTCCCCACGATGAAGGAGGTGCTAACCCTGAATACTTTAACTCGAGTGGGGATTTTCGAGGAATTAAGCGCGACCTCTACGAGGGTGGGATCCGTGTGCCTTTGATCGCGAGCTGGCCCGGCCATATCGCTCCCGGAAGCGTTTCCGATCATCCTTCAGCCTTCTGGGATTTCTTCCCGACGATGGTTGACCTTGTGAAGAAGCGTTCCTATGCGGCAACGGATGGAATTTCCTTTCTCCCAACTTTGCTTGGAGAAGAGGACCAAGAGCAGCACGAATATCTCTACTGGGAGTTTCCGCAGAAGGGCGGAAGGTTGGCGGTCCGTTCAGGGAAATGGAAGGGAGTACGCTACAATGTTCACAAAGACCCTTCCTCAACTCTTGAGTTGTATAACCTGGAAATAGACCCGGGCGAAACGACGAACGTTGCTGCCGACCATCCAGAAATAGTTGCTCGGCTAGGGGCATACATGAGGGAGGCTCATGAGGAGTCTGCTTACCCGACCTTTGCGATAGTTGTCGAGTGA
- a CDS encoding cupin domain-containing protein — protein MANLELSQQTTGLIGGLGMTRVKVYDQRVAPDGKHSGCPHIHAICAEAYYIVSGKGSVELHTLDKGFRTVLLKAGDYFQFPPNVLHRIVSDEGLSVLGLMSNSGLAENGDARIYFGPEVDEEPDSFSYLVSLASTGIEGALVRRDAAVRAYQKLIDLWDSDRANYFRELERFVDLHRNNVLSEADKFSEHVQSGPIAWGKHTETRLSGNKSSFDGDRFVFNGDSGDARMGMCGTLHPVQLGGLEV, from the coding sequence ATGGCGAACTTAGAACTATCACAACAAACGACGGGTTTGATCGGAGGTCTTGGAATGACCCGGGTTAAAGTTTACGATCAAAGGGTAGCTCCCGATGGAAAACATTCCGGGTGCCCCCACATCCATGCGATTTGCGCTGAAGCTTACTACATCGTAAGCGGAAAAGGGTCCGTTGAGCTACACACATTAGATAAGGGATTCAGAACCGTTCTTCTTAAAGCTGGTGATTACTTTCAATTCCCGCCGAATGTACTGCACCGGATCGTAAGTGACGAAGGGCTGTCTGTCCTAGGACTGATGAGTAACTCGGGTCTTGCTGAGAACGGTGACGCGAGAATCTACTTCGGACCGGAAGTTGACGAAGAACCCGATAGTTTCAGCTATTTGGTCAGTCTAGCGTCGACAGGAATCGAGGGTGCATTGGTGCGACGGGACGCCGCAGTGCGGGCCTACCAGAAGTTGATTGATCTATGGGACAGTGATCGTGCCAATTATTTCCGCGAGCTGGAGAGGTTTGTCGATCTTCACCGAAACAATGTCCTTTCAGAAGCGGATAAGTTTAGCGAACACGTGCAGAGCGGACCGATTGCCTGGGGCAAACATACTGAAACGCGGTTGTCCGGAAACAAATCCAGCTTCGATGGCGATAGGTTCGTTTTTAACGGAGACTCTGGAGATGCCCGAATGGGAATGTGTGGAACGTTGCACCCAGTGCAGCTCGGTGGCCTCGAAGTTTAA
- a CDS encoding Gfo/Idh/MocA family oxidoreductase — protein sequence MKRREFIKTSLASGSAMLILPPHVWSGPSKNDTMQIGLIGSGRMGCTNMNAAMARGLKKQANARIVAVCDPDSSRMDNASAICTDFYEGRGESNVEITQYEDYRDLLADESLDAVIIATPDRWHALHGIAAANAGKHIFMQKPLTYSIPEGRALVDAVRRNGVTLQVGSQQRSSVYFRRVCNIVRNEWLGKLKEVLVEVPTDKGNQPFVEMPVPSHLNYDLWLGPASYSPYTELGVHSQNINPQRKYVGRPGWLQREDFCLGMITGWGSHMYDIAQWAMGVDMDGGPTEISATGDFPDRGIFDVHVGYNGEALYPNGVIVRSKNGSAGVKFTMEDGVARCSRGGMSCSDPEMLRRIPTDGEVAVYESKGGHELDWMVAAREGRDGVCPVEGGHRTNTICVLHHISMKLGGRKINWDPETEQIVGDSEAARMLDVPVREEWKIKSA from the coding sequence ATGAAAAGAAGAGAATTCATTAAAACCTCCCTCGCATCCGGTAGCGCAATGCTCATTCTACCCCCGCACGTATGGTCTGGTCCCTCGAAGAACGACACTATGCAAATCGGTCTCATCGGTTCGGGTCGAATGGGTTGCACCAACATGAATGCGGCGATGGCTCGAGGGTTGAAGAAGCAAGCCAATGCACGAATCGTCGCTGTTTGTGATCCAGATTCCAGTCGGATGGACAATGCATCTGCGATTTGCACCGATTTCTATGAGGGACGTGGAGAGTCGAACGTAGAGATCACGCAATACGAGGACTATCGCGATCTGCTTGCCGACGAGTCTTTGGATGCAGTCATCATCGCCACTCCAGATCGTTGGCATGCACTCCACGGGATCGCAGCGGCCAATGCGGGTAAACATATTTTCATGCAGAAGCCTTTGACTTACTCAATACCTGAAGGCCGGGCTCTTGTTGACGCCGTGCGCCGAAATGGAGTAACGCTCCAAGTGGGCTCGCAACAGCGGTCAAGTGTCTATTTTCGTAGAGTTTGCAACATTGTGAGGAACGAGTGGTTGGGGAAACTCAAGGAGGTCCTCGTCGAAGTCCCGACTGACAAAGGAAACCAACCTTTCGTCGAAATGCCTGTGCCGAGCCACTTGAACTACGATCTGTGGCTTGGTCCAGCATCCTATTCGCCCTACACCGAGCTAGGAGTTCACTCCCAGAATATCAACCCCCAGCGCAAATATGTGGGGCGCCCTGGATGGTTGCAGCGAGAAGATTTCTGCCTAGGGATGATCACTGGATGGGGTTCGCACATGTACGATATCGCTCAGTGGGCAATGGGAGTTGATATGGATGGAGGTCCAACTGAAATCAGTGCCACCGGAGACTTTCCGGATCGGGGTATTTTTGATGTGCACGTTGGCTATAATGGTGAAGCCCTTTATCCAAATGGTGTCATTGTGCGCTCAAAGAATGGCAGTGCTGGTGTGAAGTTTACTATGGAAGATGGCGTCGCCCGATGCTCGAGAGGCGGTATGAGCTGCAGTGATCCTGAAATGCTCCGACGCATTCCTACCGATGGCGAGGTTGCAGTTTACGAGAGTAAGGGTGGCCATGAACTTGACTGGATGGTTGCGGCGAGAGAGGGCCGGGATGGCGTCTGCCCGGTCGAAGGCGGACATCGCACGAACACGATCTGCGTGCTGCACCACATTTCGATGAAACTCGGTGGACGTAAAATCAATTGGGATCCGGAGACAGAGCAGATTGTTGGGGACTCCGAAGCTGCTCGGATGCTTGATGTTCCTGTCAGAGAAGAATGGAAAATCAAATCGGCGTAA
- a CDS encoding glycoside hydrolase family 2 TIM barrel-domain containing protein, with product MKKLFLLLLSSGFAASSLCGREIVNLDFDWKFKAGEVVDGQSPSLSDSGWRTLNVPHDWSIEGEYRADSPDKGRGGYLPAGVLWYRKVIDVPADWMEKKVSIEFDSVYMDSTVWINGVELGNRPYGYITFAYDLTPHLKEGENLIAIRVDNTLQPSGRWYTGTGVFGSIELLVTDSVHVKRGSIFFQTLDANSLEATVQAESEVVGDLEAEVFYELIAADGTIVATAKGSGKRKLTVIEPQLWGIDDPNLYTLRTSVKSGGRLVDQVDTTVGIRTLTFNREVGFALNGVSMKMKGVCEHHDGGPVGGAFPEKILRERLELLKAMGTNAIRTSHNPRTKEFYDLCDELGIMVMDEIFDGWHRKAEEDYGGRFFDEWWKIDVEEWIRAKRNHPSIVMYSIGNETGEDDVHDITGYIKKFDTTRPTTGGTIFEGVDIPGYNGPGGMPGAMQRFNQDNPEAITVRTEVPHTLQTRGFYRVRTWWRNPDRPRNEIPDYGTEQIFFDGHPRYSSSYDNAGVRISARTSWRETRDMPWVIGEFRWTGFDYLGEASFGGGKFPARIWNFGIIDLAGLPKDHFWFYQSQWTDEPMVHILPHWTHRFLDPGTVVPIVAYSNCDEVELFLNGESLGRKTEDPEWLEFVWQVPYVPGELKAVGYDNGEPVAQMIWHTAGSPVALRLETNNDHLKADRLDTATITYQAIDADGSNVPWTMNRVDFKFDGPIKNLGLENGDPVDVNPHRINHRNLFYGYGRGFFQATDDDSPVSITAASILGDTLFETSESVAIDVQTVALRGSLPDDLYEIRYSLDGSDPATGVLYEEPFVLDDSTMVKAVVLRNGEEYLHLEQQFLKGERPIVTDPRWRPGYDPSNYPFRIGEGYYEGPQDPEILGLWEREGDFIEFRRDGVVYENPNTPDERPLAFWVYDYPLDPFEAGFDDAGKGQLSWEPLHTMNTEIRITNQDLEELKIFRKRNNPEIYTRVVQ from the coding sequence ATGAAAAAACTGTTCCTGCTCCTTCTCTCTTCTGGTTTTGCGGCTAGTTCCCTCTGCGGGCGCGAAATCGTCAATCTGGACTTCGATTGGAAGTTCAAGGCCGGCGAGGTCGTTGATGGGCAGAGCCCTTCCTTGAGCGACAGTGGTTGGCGCACCCTTAACGTGCCTCACGATTGGTCGATCGAGGGTGAGTATCGAGCAGATTCGCCGGACAAGGGAAGGGGAGGCTATCTCCCGGCTGGGGTTCTCTGGTATCGTAAGGTGATCGACGTTCCTGCTGATTGGATGGAGAAAAAGGTCTCGATCGAGTTCGACAGCGTCTACATGGACAGCACGGTTTGGATCAATGGCGTTGAGCTGGGAAACCGGCCCTACGGCTACATTACTTTCGCCTATGACCTAACTCCACACCTCAAGGAGGGCGAGAACCTCATCGCCATCCGGGTGGACAATACTCTCCAACCTTCGGGCCGCTGGTATACCGGCACGGGAGTCTTTGGGAGCATAGAGCTTCTCGTCACCGATTCCGTTCACGTGAAACGGGGAAGCATCTTCTTCCAGACGCTTGACGCGAATTCACTGGAGGCCACCGTGCAAGCAGAGTCCGAAGTCGTCGGCGATCTCGAGGCTGAGGTTTTTTACGAGTTAATTGCAGCGGATGGAACGATCGTCGCGACCGCCAAAGGTTCGGGGAAGCGGAAACTGACGGTTATCGAACCGCAACTTTGGGGAATCGATGATCCAAACCTTTACACCCTGAGAACTTCGGTGAAATCCGGTGGACGGCTCGTCGACCAGGTCGATACGACGGTTGGCATCCGCACCCTGACCTTTAACCGGGAAGTGGGCTTCGCCCTCAATGGAGTGTCGATGAAAATGAAAGGAGTCTGCGAGCACCACGACGGAGGTCCTGTTGGCGGCGCCTTCCCGGAAAAAATTCTTCGCGAGCGTCTCGAACTTCTCAAAGCGATGGGAACCAATGCTATTCGTACCTCCCATAACCCCCGCACAAAGGAGTTTTATGATCTTTGCGACGAATTGGGGATCATGGTCATGGACGAAATTTTCGACGGTTGGCATCGGAAGGCCGAAGAGGATTACGGTGGCCGCTTCTTCGACGAATGGTGGAAGATAGACGTGGAGGAATGGATACGGGCGAAACGGAATCATCCGAGTATCGTTATGTATTCAATCGGAAACGAAACGGGCGAAGACGATGTCCACGACATAACTGGCTATATCAAGAAATTTGATACGACCCGCCCGACCACCGGAGGGACAATTTTCGAGGGCGTCGACATCCCCGGCTACAACGGTCCAGGGGGAATGCCCGGCGCGATGCAGCGTTTCAATCAGGACAATCCCGAGGCGATCACAGTGCGGACTGAGGTGCCGCATACGCTCCAGACTCGCGGATTTTACCGGGTGCGCACTTGGTGGCGCAATCCCGACCGGCCCCGTAACGAGATCCCCGATTACGGCACCGAGCAGATTTTCTTTGACGGGCACCCCCGCTACAGCTCCAGCTACGACAACGCCGGGGTCCGCATCTCGGCCCGGACCAGTTGGCGGGAGACCCGCGATATGCCTTGGGTGATCGGTGAGTTCCGCTGGACGGGATTCGACTATCTCGGAGAAGCCTCTTTCGGCGGGGGCAAGTTTCCGGCCCGTATCTGGAACTTCGGAATCATCGATCTCGCGGGATTACCGAAGGATCATTTCTGGTTTTATCAAAGCCAGTGGACGGACGAGCCGATGGTGCACATTCTTCCCCATTGGACCCATCGCTTTCTGGATCCTGGAACCGTCGTGCCGATTGTCGCTTATTCCAACTGCGATGAGGTGGAGCTCTTTCTCAATGGAGAGTCTCTCGGCCGCAAAACGGAAGATCCCGAGTGGTTGGAGTTCGTCTGGCAGGTGCCTTACGTTCCCGGTGAGCTCAAGGCCGTAGGATACGACAATGGAGAGCCGGTGGCTCAAATGATTTGGCATACCGCGGGTTCACCGGTTGCGCTCCGTTTGGAAACCAACAACGATCATTTGAAAGCGGATCGTCTCGATACGGCGACGATCACTTACCAAGCCATTGATGCGGACGGAAGCAACGTGCCTTGGACGATGAACCGCGTCGACTTCAAGTTCGACGGTCCGATCAAGAATCTCGGGCTGGAAAACGGCGATCCCGTCGATGTCAATCCCCACCGGATCAACCACCGCAATTTATTCTACGGTTACGGGCGGGGCTTTTTCCAAGCGACCGATGACGATTCCCCGGTCTCGATCACCGCGGCGTCCATCTTGGGCGATACTCTTTTTGAGACCTCCGAGTCCGTGGCGATTGACGTGCAAACCGTTGCCTTGCGCGGGAGCCTCCCCGATGACCTCTACGAAATCCGCTATTCCTTGGACGGGAGCGATCCAGCTACTGGAGTCCTATATGAGGAGCCTTTCGTTCTCGACGATTCGACGATGGTCAAAGCGGTCGTGCTCCGCAACGGAGAGGAATACCTGCATCTCGAGCAACAGTTCTTGAAGGGCGAAAGGCCGATCGTTACCGATCCCCGCTGGAGGCCCGGTTACGATCCCTCCAACTACCCTTTCCGGATAGGAGAGGGCTACTACGAAGGCCCGCAGGATCCGGAAATCCTCGGTCTCTGGGAACGCGAGGGTGACTTCATTGAGTTTCGGCGGGACGGTGTCGTGTATGAGAATCCGAATACACCCGATGAAAGGCCTCTCGCTTTCTGGGTCTATGACTATCCGCTCGATCCCTTCGAGGCCGGCTTTGATGACGCTGGAAAGGGTCAGCTCAGTTGGGAACCTCTCCACACGATGAACACAGAGATCCGGATAACGAACCAAGACCTCGAAGAGTTGAAGATTTTCCGAAAAAGGAACAATCCCGAGATCTACACGCGAGTTGTCCAGTAG
- a CDS encoding sulfatase, which translates to MRRSLRLFCLGFLAGVLIGNATQTNVLLICVDDLRPELNCYGRSYIHSPNIDRLASEGHLFVNHYVNAPSCGPSRYTLLTGRYGVAKNSALFERARRIEDGLDSVYPSLPEIFRSNGYTTVSVGKVSHHPGGRGGPDWDSAEPIEMPGAWDRHLMPSGEWQHPRGAMHGLAFGEIRENASEMAVFQAVDGSDTIYPDGLITEEALRQLDLLIADKTSPFFLAVGMIRPHLPFGAPQEYLDLYADVSMPEVSHPKRPKGKTTWHKSGEFYKYHRWDKDPNKDEAFSEEVRRHYAACVSYADAQIGKILDRLEATGEDENTIVIVWGDHGWHLGEHAIWGKHSLFEESLHSPLIVKYPGMDRVGGRTDAIVSTVDIFPTLLDLVGLTLPDFLQGDSLVPHLENGSDKEGSAFGYSRWAETIRTRTHRLTVHDSGFVELYDHTSPERETKNVSKDFPEVVSQLKELLAERSETVER; encoded by the coding sequence ATGAGGCGATCACTGAGACTGTTTTGTCTTGGCTTTCTTGCAGGAGTATTGATCGGAAATGCGACTCAAACAAACGTCCTCCTGATCTGTGTCGATGACTTGCGGCCCGAGCTCAATTGCTATGGCCGGAGCTACATACATTCGCCCAATATTGATCGACTCGCCAGCGAAGGGCATCTGTTCGTGAACCATTACGTAAACGCACCGAGCTGCGGACCGTCCCGATATACTCTTTTAACCGGTCGATATGGAGTCGCTAAGAATAGCGCACTATTTGAACGTGCACGAAGAATTGAAGACGGTTTGGATTCAGTCTACCCGAGTCTACCTGAGATTTTCAGGTCCAATGGTTATACCACGGTTTCCGTAGGAAAAGTCTCTCACCATCCAGGCGGGAGGGGCGGTCCGGATTGGGATAGTGCTGAACCCATTGAGATGCCGGGTGCGTGGGACAGGCACCTGATGCCCTCGGGTGAATGGCAACATCCCCGCGGTGCTATGCACGGGCTGGCATTTGGCGAGATCAGAGAGAATGCGAGTGAGATGGCAGTATTTCAGGCTGTTGATGGTTCCGATACTATCTACCCGGATGGGCTGATTACAGAAGAAGCTTTGCGTCAGTTGGATTTACTGATTGCCGATAAAACGAGCCCTTTCTTTTTGGCGGTCGGTATGATTCGTCCCCATTTGCCCTTTGGGGCTCCACAAGAGTATCTCGATTTGTATGCGGATGTTTCGATGCCCGAGGTATCCCATCCAAAACGTCCGAAAGGGAAAACGACGTGGCACAAGTCCGGCGAGTTTTATAAGTACCATCGCTGGGATAAAGATCCCAATAAAGATGAAGCTTTTTCCGAAGAAGTTCGTCGCCACTATGCCGCTTGCGTAAGCTATGCGGATGCTCAGATAGGCAAGATTTTGGACAGACTCGAAGCGACCGGTGAGGATGAAAATACTATTGTCATAGTCTGGGGTGACCATGGGTGGCATCTTGGGGAGCACGCGATTTGGGGGAAGCATAGCCTGTTTGAGGAGTCTCTTCATTCTCCGCTGATCGTAAAGTATCCGGGAATGGACCGCGTTGGAGGAAGGACTGACGCCATTGTTTCTACGGTAGATATTTTTCCTACGTTGCTCGATTTGGTTGGGCTCACTCTTCCGGACTTTCTTCAAGGAGATTCGCTGGTACCACACCTCGAGAATGGGTCGGACAAAGAAGGCAGTGCTTTCGGATACTCTCGATGGGCAGAAACAATTCGCACTAGGACTCATCGACTTACCGTTCATGACAGTGGCTTTGTTGAACTCTACGACCACACCAGCCCAGAGCGGGAAACGAAGAACGTGTCTAAGGATTTTCCGGAAGTAGTTTCTCAGTTGAAAGAGTTACTGGCTGAGAGGTCGGAGACGGTTGAACGCTGA
- a CDS encoding sodium/solute symporter (Members of the Solute:Sodium Symporter (SSS), TC 2.A.21 as described in tcdb.org, catalyze solute:Na+ symport. Known solutes for members of the family include sugars, amino acids, nucleosides, inositols, vitamins, urea or anions, depending on the system.), which yields MNILEIVLFVSAVVGVIALGIWKSRDEDTKGEKGASDYFLAGRGLTWWLVGFSLIAANISTEQFVGMSGASANWLGMAIASYEWMAAITLVFVAFWFLPKFLKAGLYTIPEFLEYRFNTTARLTMAIPMIVTLVFVTTASVIFSGAKFVSEYYHEVPVLNNLTAVCWLIAIFAAVYVFIGGLKACAWTDLIWGAALIVGGAVVMYLAFNVLAEKPADELILTKVENSDATVEQIDEAGGWERFMLLNDGVDGEAVAQNGPNGSGGKVHMIRPKEDSDIPWTALLIGLWIPNLYYWGLNQYIVQRTLGSKSLAEGQRGIVFAAGLKLIIPFIVVIPGILAFNLFSSDLRESQVETNQEMVEDVEDNEVFEVDDQFVEIHPDLAPRVLAINASAVGVVPTGPLSAEQINSLAVQAMEEGAESAGTLYSYDYDAAFPILVRNLIQPTPLISWFVLAALSGAVISSLASMLNSASTIATIDLYSKFTGQTDPASLVKVGRSFVVIFVVVAGLIAPSLDKFDSIFSYIQEFQGFISPGILAVFIFGFFSPRTPRYFGVLGIVASIAIYGSLLFLGEEIAFLNRMAITLGLVIVVGILLTLLRPMAKPVEMPVNDEIALESSSGAKMAGVGVVVLTIILYIVFW from the coding sequence ATGAATATTCTGGAAATAGTTCTTTTCGTCTCTGCCGTAGTTGGCGTAATTGCTTTAGGAATATGGAAGAGTCGAGACGAAGACACGAAGGGGGAAAAGGGAGCCTCGGATTACTTTCTTGCCGGTAGGGGTCTGACCTGGTGGCTGGTGGGCTTCTCCCTGATCGCCGCGAACATCTCAACGGAGCAGTTCGTGGGAATGTCCGGGGCGTCGGCGAACTGGCTGGGGATGGCGATTGCCTCCTATGAGTGGATGGCAGCGATCACCCTGGTTTTCGTTGCCTTCTGGTTCCTGCCCAAGTTCCTCAAAGCCGGCCTCTACACGATTCCCGAGTTTTTGGAGTATCGCTTCAACACGACCGCCCGCCTTACGATGGCGATCCCGATGATCGTCACCCTGGTCTTCGTGACGACTGCTTCGGTGATCTTTTCCGGTGCGAAGTTTGTTTCGGAGTATTACCACGAGGTGCCGGTCCTGAATAATCTTACCGCAGTTTGCTGGCTGATCGCCATCTTTGCAGCAGTTTATGTCTTCATCGGGGGATTGAAAGCCTGTGCATGGACCGACCTGATCTGGGGAGCCGCCCTCATCGTTGGTGGAGCAGTGGTCATGTATCTCGCGTTTAACGTGCTCGCTGAAAAGCCTGCCGACGAACTCATCCTGACCAAAGTGGAAAATTCGGATGCCACGGTAGAGCAAATTGACGAGGCCGGAGGCTGGGAGCGTTTCATGCTCCTGAATGATGGGGTGGACGGAGAAGCCGTTGCACAGAACGGGCCGAACGGCTCCGGAGGAAAGGTCCACATGATTCGACCCAAGGAGGATTCCGACATCCCGTGGACCGCTCTCCTGATCGGGTTGTGGATTCCCAACCTCTACTACTGGGGGCTCAACCAGTATATCGTGCAGCGAACGCTCGGCTCAAAGTCACTTGCTGAAGGGCAACGGGGGATCGTTTTTGCTGCAGGGCTGAAGCTTATCATCCCCTTTATCGTCGTGATCCCGGGAATCCTCGCCTTCAATCTTTTCAGCAGTGACCTGAGAGAGTCACAAGTGGAGACCAACCAAGAGATGGTTGAAGACGTGGAAGACAATGAGGTCTTTGAGGTGGACGATCAGTTTGTCGAGATCCACCCCGATCTCGCTCCGCGGGTTTTGGCGATAAATGCTAGCGCAGTTGGCGTCGTCCCTACAGGGCCTCTATCGGCCGAGCAGATCAACAGCCTTGCAGTGCAGGCAATGGAGGAAGGGGCTGAGAGTGCTGGCACGCTTTATTCCTATGACTATGATGCGGCTTTTCCGATTTTGGTTCGGAACCTGATTCAGCCGACGCCCTTGATCTCCTGGTTTGTCCTGGCAGCGCTGAGTGGTGCGGTGATTAGTTCGCTGGCCTCTATGCTGAATTCGGCATCAACCATTGCGACCATTGACCTGTATTCGAAGTTTACCGGACAGACGGATCCAGCATCCCTGGTGAAAGTAGGCCGTAGTTTTGTTGTGATCTTCGTAGTAGTGGCAGGGTTGATCGCACCGTCATTGGACAAGTTCGACAGCATTTTCTCTTATATTCAGGAGTTCCAAGGCTTTATCTCGCCGGGTATCCTGGCCGTCTTCATCTTCGGCTTCTTCTCTCCGAGAACTCCCCGGTATTTTGGGGTCCTCGGTATTGTTGCGAGCATCGCAATCTACGGGAGCCTACTGTTTCTCGGCGAAGAAATCGCCTTCTTGAATCGGATGGCAATCACGCTGGGCCTGGTGATCGTAGTGGGTATCCTCCTGACCCTCCTGCGACCCATGGCCAAACCGGTTGAGATGCCGGTGAATGACGAGATTGCCCTCGAATCCTCCTCGGGGGCCAAGATGGCCGGTGTCGGCGTCGTCGTTCTGACGATCATTCTCTACATCGTTTTCTGGTAA